One Vigna unguiculata cultivar IT97K-499-35 chromosome 7, ASM411807v1, whole genome shotgun sequence genomic region harbors:
- the LOC114190058 gene encoding protein MOR1 isoform X3 — MSEEEKLLKEAKKLPWEDRLFHKNWKVRNEANIDLASLCDSITDPKDSRIREFGHFFKKTVADSNAPVQEKALDALIAYLRAADADAGRYGKEVCDAVVAKCLTGRPKTVEKAQAVFMLWVELEAVDAFLDAMEKAIKNKVAKAVVPAIDVMFQALSEFGAKIVPPKRILKMLPELFDHQDQNVRASSKGLTLELCRWIGKDSVKSILFEKMRDTMKKELEAELVNVTGTAKPTRKIRSEQDKEPEQEAVSEVVGPGPTEDSGNDAPQEIDEYELVDPVDILTPLEKSGFWDGVKATKWSERKEAVAELTKLASTKRISPGDFSEVCRTLKKLITDVNIAVAVEAVQAIGNLARGLRTHFSASSRFLLPVLLEKLKEKKPALAEALIQTLQAMQKAGCISLIDIIEDVKTATKNKVPLVRSLSLTWVTFCIETSNKGVITKVHKDYVPICMECLNDGTPEVRDAAFSALAAIAKSVGMRPLERSLEKLDDVRRKKLSEMISGSEDAVPGGSSAASVHNTRASASSAETSESAFVKRSAASMLSGKRPVQSAAVPKKGAAVKSGTNKKTDGVAQVKASKSIEQPEDVEPTEMSLEEIESRIGSLIQSDTIALLKSAVWKERLEAISSLKQQVEGLQDLNQSVEILIHLLCTLPGWGEKNVQVQQQVIEVVNHIGSTAAKFPKKCAVLCLSGLSERVADIKTRAHAMKCLSTLCEAVGPGFIFERLYKIMKEHKNPKVLSEGILWMVSAVEDFGVSHIKLKDLIDFLKDTGLQSSNAATRNASIKLLGVLHRFVGPDIKGFLTDVKPALLSALDTEYEKNPFEGASVVAKRTVRTSDSSSTVAAGGLDGLPREDISGKITQTLLKSLESSDWKVRMESVDAVNKILEEANKRIQATGTGELFGALRGRLVDSNKNIVMATLTTIGNVASAMGQAVEKASKGILSDILKCLGDNKKHMRECVLNALDSWLAAVHLDKMVPYIAIALVDSKIGADGRKDLFDWVSKQLSGLSNFAEAAQLLKPASSAMTDKSSDVRKAAEACINEILRVSGHEMIEKILKDIHGPALTLVLEKLKPYGAFQESFAVAKSVSVGAPAKLKGGKSTANGVSKHGNRAASSRAVATKGTKSEPISVQDIAVQSQALLNIKDSNKEDRERMVVRRLKFEDPRPEQIQDLENDMMKYFREDLHRRLLSADFKKQVDGLQMLQKALPSIAKEVIEVLDILLRWFVLQFCKSNTTCLLKVLEFLPELLDTLKEEGYTLTESEVAMFLPCLVEKLGHNIEKVREKMRELTKQFVAIYSASKCLPYISEGLRSKNNRTRIECVDLVGFIIDHHVAEVGGQLKLLQQVASLTAERDGETRKAALNTLATCYKILGNDIWEFVGTLSNTQHSMLEDRFKWKVREMEKKKEGKPGEARAILRRAVRENGSDVAEQSGEMSRSLAGPILSNIERQLISRSSAVANGPPDWNEALDIISFGSPEQSVDGMKVICHELSQVSNDPDGIVMDELVKDADRLVSCLANKVARTFDFNLTGASSRSCKYVLNTLMQTFQNKRLAHAVNESTLDSLITELLLWLLDDRVPHMEDGSQLLKALNVLMLKILDNADRTSSFVVLINLLRPLDPSRWPSPASNEPLASRNQKFSDLVVKCLIKLTKVLQSTIYDVDLDRILQSIHLYLQDLGMEEIRRRAGADDKPLRMVKTVLHELVKLRGAAIKGHLSMVPIDAKPQPIILAYIELNLETLAAARMLTASGPGGQNHWGDSATNNSASGTHSADAQLKQELAAIFKKIGEKQTCTIGLYELYRITQLYPKVDIFAQLQNASEAFRTYIRDGLAQMEKNAAAGRTPSSLPMPTPPPASLNISSPDFAPLSPVNANPLGDAKLNMKPDPTNFNLPPSYSEENRPVNAITSRALNSDYTLGDQRNDRFMTGVTSGTLDAIRERMKSMQLAAAAGSTESVGRHLTSANDNLNHGVPPSQIPHTAEHAGTENTLHGGVLPMDEKALSGLQARMERLKSGSLEPL, encoded by the exons ATGTCGGAGGAAGAGAAGTTGTTGAAGGAGGCGAAGAAATTGCCGTGGGAGGATCGCCTCTTCCACAAGAATTGGAAGGTGCGCAACGAGGCGAACATCGATTTGGCGTCGCTCTGCGACTCCATCACCGATCCTAAAGACTCTCGCATCCGCGAATTCg GACATTTTTTCAAGAAGACAGTGGCGGATTCAAATGCGCCGGTACAGGAGAAGGCGCTGGATGCGTTGATTGCGTACTTGAGAGCTGCGGATGCCGACGCCGGCAG GTACGGGAAGGAGGTCTGCGATGCGGTTGTGGCTAAATGTCTGACGGGGAGGCCAAAGACGGTGGAGAAGGCTCAGGCAGTGTTTATGTTATGGGTGGAATTGGAGGCCGTGGATGCGTTTCTG GATGCGATGGAGAAAGCAATCAAAAACAAAGTTGCTAAAGCAGTGGTACCTGCAATAGATGTTATGTTTCAAGCTTTAAG TGAATTTGGAGCAAAAATTGTGCCtccaaaaagaattttgaagATGCTTCCAGAACTCTTTGATCATCAAGATCAAAATGTTCGTGCATCCTCTAAAGGGTTGACCCTCGAGCTTTGCCGTTGGATTGGTAAAGATAGTGTAAAGTCAATTTTGTTTGAGAAAATGAGGGACACAATG AAAAAAGAGCTAGAAGCAGAACTTGTAAATGTTACCGGAACAGCAAAGCCAACCCGTAAAATAAG ATCTGAGCAAGACAAGGAACCCGAACAAGAAGCTGTGTCCGAGGTTGTCGGTCCTGGCCCCACTGAAGATTCTGGGAATGATG CTCCTCAAGAAATTGATGAATATGAACTTGTTGATCCGGTTGATATATTGACTCCTTTGGAGAAGTCAGGATTTTGGGATGGAGTG AAAGCCACCAAATGGTCTGAAAGGAAGGAAGCTGTTGCTGAGCTAACAAAGCTTGCATCAACTAAAAGAATTTCTCCTGGTGATTTCTCTGAAGTTTGTCGGACCTTAAAGAAG CTTATTACAGATGTGAATATCGCCGTTGCAGTTGAAGCTGTTCAGGCTATTGGCAATCTTGCTCGTGGATTAAGAACTCATTTTTCTGCCAGTTCTCGCTTTTTATTGCCTGTTTTGCTT GaaaagttgaaggaaaaaaaaccTGCTTTGGCTGAGGCTTTGATACAGACTCTTCAAGCGATGCAGAAAGCTGGATGCATCAGCCTCATAGATATCATTGAAG ATGTTAAGACAGCCACAAAAAACAAAGTCCCTCTTGTGCGATCCTTATCCTTGACGTGGGTGACATTTTGTATTGAGACAAGTAACAAGGGTGTTATTACAAAGGTGCACAAGGATTATGTTCCAATCTGTATGGAG TGCCTAAATGATGGCACTCCTGAAGTCAGGGATGCTGCCTTTTCAGCATTGGCTGCAATAGCTAAG TCTGTTGGCATGAGACCTTTGGAGAGGTCGTTGGAGAAACTTGATGATGTTAGAAGAAAGAAGCTTTCGGAAATGATTTCAGGTTCTGAGGATGCTGTGCCTGGTGGTTCTTCTGCAg CTTCTGTGCATAATACCCGAGCAAGTGCATCTTCTGCGGAG ACCTCTGAAAGTGCATTTGTCAAAAGGTCAGCAGCCAGCATGCTTAGTGGAAAGAGGCCTGTTCAGTCAGCT GCTGTCCCTAAGAAAGGAGCGGCTGTAAAGTCTGGCACAAACAAAAAAACTGATGGAGTTGCACAGGTGAAGGCTTCAAAATCAATTGAACAACCTGAGGATGTTGAG CCTACTGAGATGAGTCTTGAGGAGATTGAAAGTCGAATAGGTTCTCTTATACAGTCAGATACTATTGCTCTATTGAAAAGTGCTGTTTGGAAAGAGCGTCTAGAAG CCATTTCTTCACTGAAACAGCAGGTAGAAGGCTTACAGGACCTCAACCAATCAGtagaaattttgattcatttaCTCTGCACTTTACCTGGATGGGGCGAGAAAAATGTTCAG GTTCAGCAGCAGGTTATTGAAGTGGTCAATCATATAGGTTCAACTGCAGCTAAATTTCCAAAGAAATGTGCAGTACTTTGTCTTTCAG gacTAAGTGAACGTGTGGCAGATATTAAGACACGTGCACATGCTATGAAATGCCTGAGTACTTTGTGTGAAGCTGTTGGTCCAGgattcatttttgaaaga CTTTACAAGATCATGAAGGAACATAAGAATCCTAAGGTTCTCAGTGAGGGAATTTTGTGGATGGTTTCTGCTGTCGAGGATTTTGGTGTCTCTCATATTAAGCTTAAG gatttaattgattttcttaAAGACACTGGGCTGCAGTCAAGTAATGCTGCTACTAGAAATGCATCAATTAAGCTCTTGGGTGTTCTGCATAGATTTGTTGGTCCAG ACATTAAAGGGTTTCTTACTGATGTAAAGCCTGCACTGCTTAGTGCACTTGATACGGAATATGAGAAGAATCCTTTTGAG GGAGCATCTGTAGTTGCCAAGAGAACTGTCAGGACTTCGGATTCCTCTTCAACTGTTGCTGCTGGTGGACTTGATGGCTTGCCTCGTGAAGACATCAGTGGAAAGATCACTCAAACTCTTCTGAAGAGCTTGGAAAGCTCTGATTGGAAG GTTCGTATGGAGTCTGTTGATGCTGTAAACAAAATATTGGAAGAGGCTAATAAGCGCATTCAAGCTACTGGAACTG GTGAATTGTTTGGAGCTCTTAGGGGACGACTCGTTGATAGCAACAAAAACATCGTCATGGCTACTTTGACAACAATTGGCAATGTTGCATCTGCAATGGGGCAAGCTGTAGAGAAGGCAAGCAAG GGTATTCTGTCTGATATATTGAAATGTCTTGGTGACAACAAGAAGCACATGAGAGAATGTGTACTGAATGCTTTAGATTCTTGGCTGGCTGCTGTTCATCTTGATAAAATG GTTCCTTATATTGCAATTGCTTTGGTGGACTCTAAAATTGGTGCGGATGGGCGTAAGGATCTGTTTGATTGGGTATCTAAGCAACTTTCTGGGTTAAGTAATTTTGCTGAAGCTGCACAACTGCTGAAGCCTGCCTCTTCCGCAATGACA GATAAATCTTCTGATGTTCGCAAGGCAGCAGAAGCTTGCATTAATGAGATACTGAGAGTTAGTGGACATGAAATg aTTGAAAAGATACTTAAAGACATTCATGGACCAGCACTCACTCTGGTTCTTGAGAAGTTGAAACCATATGGAGCTTTTCAAG agtCATTTGCGGTGGCCAAATCGGTTTCAGTGGGTGCACCAGCAAAATTGAAGGGGGGGAAATCAACTGCTAATGGTGTTTCAAAACATGGAAATAGAGCTGCATCTTCG AGAGCTGTGGCAACAAAAGGCACTAAATCTGAACCAATATCTGTTCAAGATATAGCGGTACAGTCTCAAGCTTTGTTAAATATCAAGGATTCAAATAAG GAAGATAGGGAGAGAATGGTGGTTCGAAGGTTAAAGTTTGAGGACCCTCGTCCTGAGCAAATTCAAGATCTCGAG AATGATATGATGAAGTATTTCCGAGAGGATTTACATAGGAGACTCTTAAGTGCAGATTTTAAGAAGCAAGTTGATGGACTTCAAATGCTGCAGAAG GCCCTTCCTTCCATTGCTAAGGAAGTAATAGAAGTTTTGGACATTCTTCTGAGGTGGTTTGTGTTACAGTTCTGCAAATCAAACACAACATGTCTATTGAAG GTGCTGGAATTTCTTCCAGAGCTGCTTGACACCTTGAAGGAGGAGGGTTACACTCTGACAGAATCTGAAGTGGCCATGTTTCTTCCATGCCTTGTAGAGAAG TTAGGGCATAACATTGAGAAAGTACGAGAAAAAATGCGCGAGCTGACCAAACAATTTGTTGCCATATATTCAGCTTCTAAATGTTTACCCTATATATCAGAGGGTTTGCGCTCCAAGAATAACCGAACTCGAATTGAATGTGTTGATCTGGTTGGATTTATTATTGATCATCATGTTGCTGAG GTTGGTGGGCAGCTAAAATTATTGCAACAGGTTGCTAGTTTGACAGCAGAACGGGATGGTGAAACTAGGAAAGCAGCATTAAATACACTAGCTACTTGTTATAAGATTCTTG GTAATGACATCTGGGAATTTGTTGGGACTCTTTCAAACACTCAACACAGCATGTTAGAGGATAGATTCAAGTGGAAG GTACGGGAGATGGAAAAGAAGAAGGAAGGGAAGCCTGGGGAAGCAAGGGCCATTTTAAGACGTGCAGTAAGGGAAAATGG GTCTGATGTTGCAGAGCAAAGTGGAGAGATGTCTAGATCTCTTGCTGGTCCTATATTGAG TAACATAGAGAGACAGTTGATTTCCCGTTCTTCTGCTGTTGCTAATGGGCCCCCAGATTGGAACGAAGCACTTGATATAATTTCTTTTGGTTCTCCTGAACAG TCTGTTGATGGAATGAAAGTTATTTGTCATGAGTTAAGTCAGGTCTCTAATGACCCAGACGGCATTGTTATGGATGAACTTGTGAAAGACGCAGATAGATTAGTTTCATGCCTTGCAAATAAG GTTGCAAGAACCTTTGACTTCAATTTGACTGGGGCCTCGTCACGATCTTGTAAATATGTGCTTAACACTCTCATGCAG ACTTTTCAGAATAAAAGATTAGCACATGCTGTAAATGAGAGCACTCTTGACAGTCTCATTACTGAGCTGCTTCTGTGGCTCTTGGATGACAGGGTTCCTCATATGGAAGATGGAAGTCAATTGTTGAAAGCATTGAATGTGTTGATGCTTAAGATTCTG GATAATGCAGACCGCACTTCTTCCTTTGTTGTCTTAATCAATCTTTTGCGACCGTTAGATCCATCCAGGTGGCCTTCACCAGCATCAAATGAGCCACTTGCTTCTAGAAATCAGAAGTTTTCTGATCTAGTTGTAAAATGCCTTATCAAGCTTACAAAG GTTCTTCAGAGTACTATATATGATGTTGATCTCGATCGCATTCTTCAAAGTATCCATTTGTACCTGCAAGACTTGGGAATGGAAGAAATTAGAAGAAG GGCTGGTGCTGATGACAAACCCTTACGAATGGTAAAAACTGTTTTACATGAACTTGTCAAGCTTCGTGGTGCAGCGATAAAGGGTCATCTCTCAATGGTTCCTATTGATGCAAAACCTCAACCCATCATCCTTGCATACATTGAACTTAATCTTGAG ACTTTGGCAGCGGCGAGAATGTTGACTGCATCTGGACCTGGGGGACAAAACCATTGGGGAGATTCAGCAACCAATAATTCAGCCTCTGGGACCCATTCTGCTGATGCCCAGTTAAAG CAAGAGTTGGCTGCTATATTTAAGAAGATTGGAGAGAAGCAAACTTGCACGATTGGTCTATATGAGCTATATCGGATTACCCAATTGTACCCTAAG GTTGACATATTTGCTCAGCTTCAAAATGCTAGTGAGGCCTTTCGAACTTACATTAGAGATGGTCTTGCTCAG ATGGAAAAGAATGCTGCAGCTGGAAGAACTCCCTCGAGTTTACCTATGCCTACTCCTCCACCAGCATCTTTAAACATATCTTCCCCTGATTTTGCACCTCTCTCACCTGTAAATGCAAATCCATTGGGTGATgctaaattaaatatgaaaccTGAcccaacaaattttaatttacccCCATCATACAGTGAGGAGAATAGGCCTGTGAATGCCATTACGTCTAGAGCATTAAATTCTGACTATACATTAGGTGACCAAAGAAATGATAGATTTATGACAggag TAACCAGTGGTACGTTGGATGCAATCAGAGAGAGGATGAAGAGTATGCAATTAGCAGCTGCTGCTGGGAGTACAGAATCTGTCGGTAGACACTTAACAAGTGCAAATGACAACTTGAATCATGGAGTTCCTCCTAGTCAGATTCCTCATACAGCAGAGCATGCCGGAACCGAGAATACTTTGCATGGTGGGGTACTTCCTATGGATGAGAAAGCACTGTCTGGCCTTCAAGCGCGGATGGAAAGATTGAAAAGTGGTTCCCTTGAACCTCTTTGA